A genomic segment from Acuticoccus sediminis encodes:
- a CDS encoding response regulator transcription factor, giving the protein MRTPQGASGPLVVVVDDDEGMQMALADLLKSVEMNVRCYTSVDELFAVGVEGVNCMILDVRLPGQSGLELQERLHQMGSRVPVIFVTGFGDVPMGVRAMKGGAVDFLTKPFRNQELIDAVNEALRKDAEQRRTTGAADAVVKLAESLTPREREVMNLVWKGLMNKQIAYELGIAEITVKIHRRNVMQKMEATSVAELVRKADLVKSHEDEKARRDTAPYTQGRW; this is encoded by the coding sequence ATGAGGACGCCTCAGGGAGCGAGCGGTCCCCTCGTGGTCGTCGTCGACGACGACGAGGGCATGCAGATGGCGCTCGCCGACCTACTGAAGTCGGTGGAGATGAACGTGCGCTGCTACACTTCGGTCGACGAACTCTTCGCCGTCGGCGTCGAGGGGGTGAACTGCATGATCCTCGACGTGCGCCTGCCGGGGCAGAGCGGGCTCGAGCTGCAGGAGCGGCTGCATCAGATGGGAAGCCGCGTTCCGGTGATCTTCGTGACAGGCTTCGGCGACGTCCCGATGGGCGTGCGCGCGATGAAGGGCGGCGCGGTGGATTTCCTGACGAAGCCCTTCCGCAACCAGGAGCTCATCGACGCCGTCAACGAGGCCCTGCGCAAGGACGCGGAGCAGCGCCGCACTACCGGCGCGGCGGACGCGGTGGTGAAGCTCGCCGAGTCGCTGACGCCGCGTGAGCGGGAGGTGATGAACCTCGTCTGGAAGGGGCTCATGAACAAGCAGATCGCCTACGAGCTCGGGATCGCCGAGATCACGGTGAAGATCCACCGCCGCAACGTCATGCAGAAGATGGAGGCGACGTCCGTCGCCGAGCTGGTCCGCAAGGCCGACCTGGTGAAGTCCCACGAGGACGAGAAGGCGCGCAGAGATACCGCCCCCTATACGCAAGGTCGATGGTGA
- the nirD gene encoding nitrite reductase small subunit NirD: MTAHTDTRAAYAIVGTIDDIPAQGARCVTMGETRVAVFRTADDRIFALEDRCPHRGGPLSQGIVHDGCVTCPLHNWVISLQSGRATGADDGATCTFDVRLEGRTIHLAMRAND; encoded by the coding sequence ATGACCGCGCACACCGACACCCGCGCCGCCTACGCCATCGTTGGCACCATCGACGACATCCCCGCCCAGGGCGCGCGCTGCGTCACGATGGGGGAGACGAGGGTGGCCGTCTTCCGCACGGCGGACGACCGGATCTTCGCCCTGGAGGACAGGTGTCCCCACCGTGGCGGCCCGCTGTCGCAGGGGATCGTGCACGACGGGTGCGTGACCTGCCCGCTGCACAACTGGGTGATCTCGCTGCAGTCGGGCCGCGCGACCGGTGCCGACGACGGCGCCACCTGCACCTTCGACGTCCGCCTCGAGGGGCGGACGATCCACCTGGCGATGCGCGCGAACGACTAG
- a CDS encoding nuclear transport factor 2 family protein: MKTMPREEIAKLSVTMPRLRSDELLLQNLTRVFNEPSAERREAAMAELYTDDAELLDARHTFVGRAAMSFAVAGLRARMPEGGVFAPAGLTLGHHGATLLRWTAGVPHRMPRLTGTTMAMTREDRIERLYIFVDAWS; the protein is encoded by the coding sequence ATGAAGACGATGCCGCGCGAAGAGATCGCCAAGCTGAGCGTGACCATGCCGCGTCTGCGGTCCGACGAGCTGCTGCTCCAGAACCTCACGCGGGTGTTCAACGAGCCGTCGGCCGAGCGGCGCGAGGCGGCGATGGCCGAGCTCTACACCGACGACGCCGAACTGCTCGACGCCCGCCACACCTTCGTCGGCCGCGCGGCGATGTCGTTCGCCGTCGCCGGGTTGCGCGCCCGTATGCCGGAGGGTGGCGTGTTCGCCCCGGCGGGCCTGACGCTCGGACACCATGGCGCGACGCTGCTGCGCTGGACCGCCGGCGTCCCGCACCGCATGCCCCGCCTCACCGGCACGACGATGGCGATGACGCGCGAGGACCGGATCGAGCGCCTCTACATCTTCGTCGACGCCTGGTCCTGA
- a CDS encoding ABC transporter ATP-binding protein, whose protein sequence is MTNATARAADGTSVEARHTHGVSVAGLTKRFAGKAAVDDIDLSVAPGEFFCVLGPSGCGKSTLLRLVAGLETPDAGAITIGGQEVAGRGRSIPPEHRGVAMVFQSYALWPHMSVFQNVAFVAEAGGRSRQDAAAATAAALEAVALTPFAERKPAALSGGQQQRVALARCLASNARVLLMDEPLANLDPHLRDVMETELARVHRASGATTLYITHDQREAMALASRIAVMDAGRVLQVADPVTLYRRPANEAVARFIGRGAIVDGTMMRHDGDGALVRCGALDIAVAADRPRAGTVRVLLRPADVRLAGDGPLSGRVTRVTWRGGVFELVVAHEALGEVQLHAATAPAVGETVRFAVDGGWVLPA, encoded by the coding sequence GTGACCAATGCCACCGCGCGTGCGGCGGACGGAACCTCCGTCGAGGCGCGACATACCCACGGCGTCAGCGTCGCCGGCCTCACCAAGCGCTTCGCCGGAAAGGCCGCCGTCGACGATATCGACCTCAGCGTCGCGCCCGGCGAGTTCTTCTGCGTCCTCGGCCCGTCCGGCTGCGGCAAGAGCACGTTGCTGCGCCTCGTCGCCGGGCTCGAGACGCCCGATGCGGGCGCGATCACCATCGGTGGGCAGGAGGTGGCCGGGCGCGGCCGCTCGATCCCGCCGGAGCATCGCGGCGTCGCGATGGTGTTCCAGTCGTACGCACTCTGGCCGCACATGAGCGTCTTCCAGAACGTCGCCTTCGTTGCCGAGGCGGGCGGGCGCTCCCGGCAGGACGCTGCGGCCGCCACCGCCGCCGCGCTCGAGGCCGTCGCCCTCACCCCCTTCGCCGAGCGAAAGCCGGCTGCGCTCTCGGGCGGGCAGCAGCAGCGCGTGGCGCTCGCGCGCTGCCTCGCGTCCAACGCGCGGGTTCTGCTGATGGACGAGCCGCTCGCCAACCTCGACCCGCACCTGCGCGACGTGATGGAGACCGAGCTCGCCCGCGTTCACCGCGCGTCCGGCGCGACGACGCTCTACATCACCCACGACCAGCGCGAGGCGATGGCGCTGGCGAGCCGCATCGCCGTGATGGACGCCGGCCGCGTCCTTCAGGTGGCCGACCCCGTGACGCTCTACCGCCGCCCCGCCAACGAGGCGGTGGCGCGCTTCATCGGCCGCGGCGCGATCGTGGACGGCACGATGATGCGCCACGACGGCGACGGGGCGCTGGTCCGCTGCGGCGCGCTGGACATCGCCGTCGCCGCCGACCGGCCCCGAGCGGGCACGGTGCGGGTCCTCCTGCGTCCCGCGGACGTGCGCCTCGCCGGTGACGGACCGCTGTCGGGTCGCGTCACCCGCGTCACCTGGCGCGGCGGCGTGTTCGAGCTGGTCGTCGCGCACGAGGCGCTCGGGGAGGTGCAGCTTCACGCCGCCACGGCACCGGCGGTGGGCGAGACCGTGCGCTTCGCCGTCGACGGCGGCTGGGTGCTGCCGGCCTGA
- a CDS encoding LysR family transcriptional regulator codes for MSIDGVDLSRVDLNLLVHLEALLSERSVTRAAARVGLSQSAMSHNLARLRTLLDDDLLTRGPEGMRLTPRAMALVGPVDTALAEVRNILAREEPFDPGTAERTFRLGLPDSMEMLIGPALLTHLRAHAPGVRLRFYNIDSAEVLEDLDADRMELAVGFGDFPQGRTHHKWRLLCSESYVCMFSAAQTGLTAPLTLEDYIRVPHILTSLRHGEGVRGVVDDALEALGLKRTVVLTTPRFLGVPSLVAEAPVLVTMHARIARLFADRYRLDLSPPPIEIDDVAVSLLWHASRTHDPGHTWMRHLVTRLVGELRGD; via the coding sequence GTGAGTATCGATGGCGTCGATCTCTCCCGGGTCGATCTGAACCTGCTGGTGCATCTCGAAGCGCTGCTCTCGGAACGAAGCGTCACCCGTGCCGCGGCCCGCGTCGGGCTCAGCCAGTCGGCGATGAGCCACAACCTCGCCCGGCTGCGCACGCTGCTCGACGACGACCTGCTGACGCGCGGGCCGGAGGGGATGCGTCTGACCCCCCGGGCCATGGCGCTGGTCGGGCCGGTCGACACCGCGCTGGCCGAGGTGCGCAACATCCTGGCGCGCGAGGAGCCGTTCGACCCCGGCACCGCCGAGCGCACCTTCCGCCTCGGGCTGCCGGACAGCATGGAGATGCTCATCGGCCCGGCGCTGCTGACGCATCTGCGGGCCCACGCGCCGGGCGTGCGGCTGCGCTTCTACAACATCGATTCGGCCGAGGTGCTGGAGGATCTCGACGCCGACCGGATGGAGCTCGCGGTCGGATTCGGCGATTTCCCTCAAGGCCGTACCCACCACAAATGGCGGCTCCTGTGCTCGGAGAGCTACGTGTGCATGTTCTCCGCCGCGCAGACGGGGCTGACCGCGCCGCTCACGCTGGAGGACTATATCCGCGTGCCGCACATCCTCACCAGCCTGCGCCACGGCGAGGGGGTGCGGGGGGTGGTGGACGACGCGCTGGAGGCGCTGGGGCTGAAGCGCACGGTGGTGCTGACGACGCCCCGGTTCCTGGGCGTGCCGTCGCTCGTGGCCGAGGCGCCGGTGCTCGTGACGATGCACGCCCGCATCGCCCGGCTGTTCGCCGACCGGTATCGGCTCGACCTCAGCCCGCCGCCGATCGAGATCGACGACGTCGCCGTTTCGCTCCTGTGGCACGCCTCCCGGACTCACGATCCGGGCCACACCTGGATGCGGCATCTTGTGACGCGGCTGGTCGGCGAGCTGCGTGGCGACTGA
- a CDS encoding ABC transporter permease yields MSLSNPPLRVADRRGPRWRLAWRPRGEGLALAVAILLATVLIALPLGLLLVKGLAAGDGLSLGPVAEALGSRSVQRALLNSLDSSFFSALAATAVGTLLALVLGLTDVRAKGLFVFLLLIPMMIPPHVTAISWIQAAGPSSPLLRTLGLAPEPGTTHPLYSRWGVILLLAVQHTPLVFLVVRAALRAQPRELADAARTAGAPPSRVLRRIVLPLLAPAIVAGFGLAFVSALKNFGIPALLGIPARYTTLPVLMWQRMASFGVSILENVAVIATIMAGVAVMAVIVVALLQRYGRAALTGPPRPPLSFRLGAKRPLVEGALLIFVALVVVLPLSALLATALVRTYGLPLNAATATLDNFAEVLVRQGVTVRAFLNSSVAAGGAALALAAFAIVVAHLGTRHGAVRRLAGAVDGLGDIAYAIPGIVISIAFIVAFIAPLPVIGVSLYNTLLIITLAYGAAFLTIAIKPVATAFAQLDPALEDAARVAGAGYAMRMRRIFAPLVAPAAASAAILVFLTAYNEITVSALLWSSGNETIGTTIFNYEDGGYTTLAAAMSTVTVGATVVLMLILDRMGRHLPAGAVPWR; encoded by the coding sequence GTGTCGCTGTCCAACCCGCCGTTGCGCGTCGCGGACCGCCGAGGTCCGCGCTGGCGCCTGGCGTGGCGACCGCGCGGCGAGGGCCTCGCCCTCGCCGTCGCCATCCTCCTCGCGACGGTGCTGATCGCGCTGCCGCTCGGCCTGCTTCTGGTGAAGGGGCTGGCGGCCGGCGACGGCCTCTCCCTCGGCCCCGTCGCAGAGGCGCTCGGCAGCCGCTCGGTCCAGCGCGCCCTCCTCAACAGCCTCGATTCCTCGTTCTTCTCGGCGCTGGCGGCGACGGCGGTCGGCACGCTGCTCGCGCTCGTCCTCGGCCTGACCGACGTTCGCGCCAAGGGCCTCTTCGTCTTCCTCCTGCTGATCCCGATGATGATCCCGCCCCACGTGACGGCGATCTCGTGGATCCAGGCCGCCGGACCGTCGAGCCCGCTCCTGCGCACGCTGGGCCTCGCGCCGGAGCCCGGCACGACACACCCCCTCTATTCCCGCTGGGGCGTCATCCTGCTGCTCGCGGTCCAGCACACGCCGCTCGTCTTCCTCGTGGTGCGCGCCGCGCTCCGGGCGCAGCCGCGCGAGCTCGCAGACGCGGCGCGGACCGCCGGCGCCCCGCCCTCGCGGGTGCTGAGGCGCATCGTCCTGCCGCTGCTGGCGCCGGCGATCGTCGCGGGCTTCGGCCTCGCCTTCGTCTCCGCGCTGAAGAACTTCGGCATCCCCGCGCTACTCGGCATCCCCGCCCGCTACACCACGTTGCCGGTCCTGATGTGGCAGCGGATGGCGAGCTTCGGGGTCTCGATCCTGGAGAACGTCGCCGTCATCGCCACCATCATGGCCGGCGTCGCGGTGATGGCGGTCATCGTCGTGGCCCTGCTGCAGCGCTACGGACGCGCGGCGCTGACGGGACCGCCGCGCCCGCCGCTGTCCTTCAGGCTCGGCGCGAAACGGCCGCTGGTGGAAGGCGCGCTCCTCATCTTCGTGGCGCTTGTCGTGGTGTTGCCGCTGTCGGCGCTCCTCGCGACGGCGCTGGTGCGCACGTACGGTCTCCCCCTCAACGCGGCCACCGCCACGCTGGACAACTTCGCCGAGGTCCTCGTGCGCCAGGGCGTGACGGTGCGTGCCTTCCTCAACTCCTCGGTCGCGGCGGGCGGGGCGGCGCTGGCGCTCGCGGCCTTCGCCATCGTCGTCGCCCATCTCGGCACACGGCACGGCGCGGTCCGCCGGCTCGCCGGCGCGGTCGACGGGCTCGGCGACATCGCCTACGCGATCCCCGGCATCGTCATCTCCATCGCCTTCATCGTCGCGTTCATCGCGCCGCTGCCGGTGATCGGCGTTTCGCTCTACAACACGCTGTTGATCATCACGCTCGCCTACGGCGCCGCCTTCCTCACCATCGCCATCAAGCCGGTCGCAACGGCGTTCGCCCAGCTCGACCCGGCTCTGGAGGACGCCGCCCGGGTCGCCGGCGCGGGCTACGCGATGCGCATGCGCCGGATCTTCGCGCCGCTGGTGGCGCCGGCAGCCGCGTCCGCCGCGATCCTGGTCTTCCTGACGGCCTACAACGAGATCACCGTCTCGGCCCTCCTCTGGTCGTCGGGCAACGAGACCATCGGCACCACGATCTTCAACTACGAGGACGGCGGCTACACCACGCTCGCGGCGGCGATGAGCACCGTCACGGTCGGGGCGACGGTGGTGTTGATGCTGATCCTGGACCGCATGGGGCGGCATCTCCCCGCCGGCGCCGTCCCCTGGCGCTGA
- a CDS encoding PAS domain-containing sensor histidine kinase, producing the protein MQRAVDPRPRETAADAAPAAAPRRVDGRLFWMATAGILGGAVFVADTLSGFESAIAVLYALVVVIGAQGQGRSVILGVSAVCSVLVVISFSATHLGDVDTGNIGRMVVSLVAIALTAALLSSRLTVQKTRLALQESEANLRAVADSVPQILWQALPYGRITYLSHRWTEMTGASVEEGLSKDGRGWLDWFHPEDRGPLLDDWGAAIAGEAAFESYRRLKVQDGSYRWLQISARPIRSEESGHVLRWYGVSTDIDAEMRAQLTIRDLNQTLEQRVAERTAELARSERRYRSAFEQSHVALFEMDISDARDRIFGLKDSGVESAAAYLFEHQDILEECLHSVRVLDANDAAVRLLGAERREELIAHEGTFMRDRSRETVDLYCALVEHNQRVEGASEVMASNGKIVKVLFGTSRIDAPDDRFHILVGMIDVTERERAQELLLAAQEELARANRAATLGALSASIAHELNQPIGAVMMDAQTAARWLERDPPDLESARRALSRVAGNAERASGILRRTREQLIKGRRVVGALDVADVVSSSLSLLEREIRVGRTRVHLRVADGLPPIEADRIELQQVMVNLVVNAVQAMRQSPAGQRILDITVDADGEDKVRVRVSDTGTGIDQEHIDRLFEPFFTTKPEGMGMGLQICRATIQSFGGDMSARNNEGKGATFEFVLPAAGGEDA; encoded by the coding sequence GTGCAGCGCGCCGTCGACCCGCGCCCCCGGGAGACCGCCGCCGATGCGGCGCCCGCCGCCGCGCCCCGCAGGGTCGACGGGCGCCTCTTCTGGATGGCCACTGCCGGGATCCTCGGCGGAGCCGTCTTCGTCGCGGACACGCTGAGCGGGTTCGAGAGCGCGATCGCGGTGCTCTACGCGCTGGTCGTGGTGATCGGCGCCCAGGGGCAGGGGCGATCGGTCATCCTCGGCGTCTCGGCTGTGTGCTCGGTCCTCGTGGTGATCTCCTTCTCCGCCACCCACCTCGGCGACGTCGACACCGGCAACATCGGGCGCATGGTGGTCTCGCTCGTTGCCATCGCGCTCACGGCGGCCCTCCTGTCGAGCCGCCTCACGGTGCAGAAGACCCGCCTTGCGCTGCAGGAGAGCGAGGCGAACCTGCGGGCGGTCGCCGACTCGGTGCCGCAGATCCTGTGGCAGGCGCTGCCGTACGGACGCATCACCTACCTCAGCCACCGCTGGACCGAGATGACCGGCGCGTCCGTGGAGGAGGGGCTCTCCAAGGATGGCCGCGGCTGGCTCGACTGGTTCCATCCGGAGGATCGCGGGCCGCTGCTCGACGACTGGGGCGCCGCGATCGCCGGCGAGGCCGCGTTCGAATCCTATCGCCGCCTCAAGGTCCAGGACGGCAGCTACCGCTGGCTGCAGATCAGCGCGCGGCCGATCCGCTCCGAGGAGAGCGGGCATGTGCTGCGCTGGTACGGCGTCTCCACCGACATCGACGCGGAGATGCGCGCGCAGCTGACCATCCGCGACCTCAACCAGACGCTGGAGCAGCGCGTCGCCGAGCGCACGGCCGAGCTCGCCCGGAGCGAGCGGCGCTACCGTTCCGCCTTCGAGCAGTCGCACGTCGCCCTCTTCGAGATGGACATCTCCGACGCCCGCGACCGGATCTTCGGCCTGAAGGACTCCGGGGTCGAAAGCGCCGCGGCCTACCTCTTCGAGCATCAGGACATCCTGGAGGAGTGCCTCCACTCGGTGCGCGTCCTCGATGCGAACGACGCCGCCGTGCGGCTCCTCGGCGCCGAGCGGCGGGAGGAGCTGATCGCCCACGAAGGCACCTTCATGCGCGACCGCTCGCGCGAGACCGTCGACCTCTACTGCGCCCTGGTGGAGCACAACCAGCGGGTCGAGGGGGCGTCGGAGGTGATGGCGTCGAACGGGAAAATCGTCAAAGTCCTGTTCGGCACCTCGCGCATCGATGCGCCGGACGACCGCTTCCACATCCTCGTCGGCATGATCGACGTCACCGAGCGCGAACGGGCGCAGGAGCTGCTGCTGGCCGCGCAGGAGGAACTCGCCCGCGCCAACCGCGCGGCGACTCTGGGGGCCCTGTCCGCCTCCATCGCGCACGAGCTGAACCAGCCCATCGGTGCGGTGATGATGGACGCGCAGACGGCCGCGCGCTGGCTCGAGCGCGATCCGCCGGACCTCGAGTCGGCGCGCCGGGCGCTCAGCCGTGTCGCCGGCAACGCCGAGCGCGCCAGCGGCATCCTGCGCCGGACCCGCGAACAGCTCATCAAGGGGCGCCGCGTGGTGGGCGCGCTGGACGTCGCGGACGTGGTAAGCTCGTCCCTGTCGCTGCTGGAACGCGAGATCCGTGTCGGCCGGACGCGGGTTCACCTTCGCGTCGCCGACGGCCTGCCGCCCATCGAGGCGGACCGGATCGAACTGCAGCAGGTGATGGTGAACCTCGTCGTGAACGCCGTTCAGGCCATGCGGCAGTCGCCGGCCGGGCAGCGCATCCTCGACATCACCGTCGACGCGGACGGGGAGGACAAGGTGCGCGTCAGGGTGAGCGACACCGGGACCGGTATCGACCAGGAGCACATCGACCGCCTCTTCGAGCCGTTCTTCACGACCAAGCCGGAGGGGATGGGCATGGGCCTCCAGATCTGCCGGGCGACGATCCAGTCCTTCGGGGGCGACATGTCGGCCAGGAACAACGAGGGGAAGGGCGCCACGTTCGAGTTCGTACTTCCCGCAGCGGGAGGGGAAGACGCATGA
- a CDS encoding ABC transporter substrate-binding protein → MRFALAVAATLVAGSALAEPSGTLTLYTSQPNADAQATVDAFQKAYPGVTVDFFRDGTTKVMAKLEGEFAAGQPQADVLLIADTVTMQALKEGGRLMAYPEADTAAYPDGLMDKEGFYFSTKLITTGIVYNKNAPLKPTSYADLLSDEAAGKIMIPSPLTSGAATITMETLTSDPALGWDFYEGLADQDTLASGGNGGVYKAVAGGEKLYGFLVDYLAIRSREEGAPIDFVFPTEGVSYVTEPVAILSTTDNAEAARAFVDFLLSEDGQTLAADQGYLPADPAVQAPAGFPARDEIKLMQFDPAAALKNSDADKMRFSELFGG, encoded by the coding sequence ATGCGTTTCGCTCTCGCCGTTGCTGCGACTCTCGTCGCCGGCTCCGCGCTCGCCGAGCCGTCCGGCACCCTCACCCTCTACACCTCGCAGCCGAACGCGGACGCACAGGCGACCGTCGACGCCTTCCAGAAGGCCTATCCGGGCGTGACCGTCGACTTCTTCCGCGACGGCACCACCAAGGTGATGGCCAAGCTCGAGGGCGAGTTCGCCGCAGGCCAGCCGCAGGCCGACGTGCTGCTGATCGCCGACACGGTCACCATGCAGGCCCTCAAGGAAGGTGGCCGCCTGATGGCCTACCCCGAGGCCGACACCGCCGCCTACCCGGACGGCCTGATGGACAAGGAGGGGTTCTATTTCTCCACCAAGCTCATCACGACCGGCATCGTCTACAACAAGAACGCGCCCCTGAAGCCGACCAGCTACGCCGACCTCCTCTCGGACGAGGCGGCCGGGAAGATCATGATCCCCTCGCCGCTCACCTCCGGCGCCGCCACGATCACGATGGAGACGCTGACCTCCGACCCGGCCCTCGGCTGGGACTTCTACGAGGGTCTCGCCGACCAGGACACGCTGGCGTCCGGTGGCAACGGCGGCGTCTACAAGGCGGTCGCGGGCGGTGAGAAGCTCTACGGCTTCCTCGTCGACTATCTCGCGATCCGCAGCCGAGAAGAGGGCGCCCCGATCGACTTCGTGTTCCCGACGGAGGGCGTCTCCTACGTGACCGAGCCGGTGGCAATCCTGTCGACCACCGACAACGCCGAGGCCGCCAGGGCCTTCGTCGACTTCCTCCTCTCGGAGGACGGCCAGACGCTCGCCGCCGACCAGGGCTATCTCCCGGCGGATCCCGCGGTGCAGGCGCCCGCCGGCTTCCCCGCCCGCGACGAGATCAAGCTGATGCAGTTCGACCCGGCGGCCGCGCTGAAGAACTCCGACGCCGACAAGATGCGCTTCTCGGAGCTCTTCGGCGGCTGA